The Frondihabitans australicus genome includes a region encoding these proteins:
- a CDS encoding C40 family peptidase, translated as MTTGIIPSSNAPRGITRRTMRTDPIRTGPIDTVKTAAAPATRRAAREAVVAEQRAASAKSKRRGVKKTAVSVAVMGIIAGLFGTMALPAFAHSQTTAAGSQSAAQIASERANGAQNVQVANNAAATDVSRDNYTASVPVTKTVSTTLTAAQATQAAAQRAAFSASTAYSGETAADYLANPSHPAFSLAAVYQTALKYQGTPYVFGGATPAGFDCSGFVMYVYAQFGISLQHSVPLEDAAGVTISQADAEPGDLVVFDNEAHDGFYAGNGMILDAPKPGGVVSVRPIWNQAHHFVRLGISK; from the coding sequence TTGACCACTGGCATCATTCCCTCGTCGAACGCGCCCCGGGGCATCACGCGTCGCACGATGCGCACCGACCCCATCCGCACCGGCCCGATCGACACGGTCAAGACCGCCGCCGCACCTGCCACCCGCCGGGCCGCCCGCGAGGCCGTCGTCGCCGAGCAGCGCGCCGCCAGTGCGAAGTCGAAGCGCCGCGGCGTGAAGAAGACCGCCGTCTCGGTCGCCGTGATGGGAATCATCGCGGGCCTCTTCGGCACCATGGCCCTCCCGGCGTTCGCGCACAGCCAGACCACCGCCGCCGGCTCGCAGTCCGCGGCGCAGATCGCCTCGGAGCGCGCCAACGGCGCCCAGAACGTCCAGGTCGCGAACAACGCCGCGGCGACCGACGTGTCGCGCGACAACTACACCGCGAGCGTCCCCGTCACCAAGACCGTGTCGACGACCCTCACCGCGGCGCAGGCCACCCAGGCCGCCGCCCAGCGTGCCGCCTTCAGCGCCAGCACCGCCTACTCGGGCGAGACGGCGGCCGACTACCTCGCCAACCCGTCCCACCCGGCGTTCAGCCTCGCCGCGGTCTACCAGACGGCGCTCAAGTACCAGGGCACCCCGTACGTCTTCGGCGGCGCGACGCCGGCCGGCTTCGACTGCTCCGGCTTCGTCATGTACGTCTACGCTCAGTTCGGCATCTCGCTGCAGCACTCCGTGCCGCTCGAGGACGCCGCCGGCGTGACCATCTCGCAGGCCGACGCGGAGCCCGGCGACCTCGTCGTCTTCGACAACGAGGCGCACGACGGCTTCTACGCCGGCAACGGGATGATCCTCGATGCGCCGAAGCCCGGCGGCGTCGTGAGCGTCCGCCCGATCTGGAACCAGGCTCACCACTTCGTGCGGCTCGGCATCAGCAAGTAG